The following are encoded in a window of Castanea sativa cultivar Marrone di Chiusa Pesio chromosome 9, ASM4071231v1 genomic DNA:
- the LOC142608684 gene encoding uncharacterized protein LOC142608684 has protein sequence MKLLAWNCRGFARPTTRKAFKGLLRTLNLACIFLSETKIPKHKITSLLSQFGFTNILYQNPVRKADGLCFAWKNGLDIEPISLNCNLINVLVFSDPPNSPWMLSLVYGPPYSSLKANFWQSLENSINSFGGAWIGIGDFNYILSQNEKLGGRPFALSSDGGFNGFINNNGLIDLGFQGNKYT, from the coding sequence ATGAAGCTCCTTGCATGGAATTGCCGTGGGTTTGCCCGGCCCACGACTAGAAAAGCGTTCAAGGGCCTTCTTCGCACTCTCAACCTCGCCTGCATCTTCCTCTCTGAAACTAAAATCCCCAAACACAAAATCACTTCTCTTCTATCCCAGTTTGGCTTTACCAACATCCTCTACCAAAATCCTGTCCGTAAGGCCGATGGTCTCTGTTTTGCCTGGAAAAACGGATTGGATATTGAACCAATTTCTCTCAACTGTAATCTCATTAATGTCCTTGTCTTCTCTGATCCCCCCAATTCTCCTTGGATGCTTTCTCTTGTCTACGGTCCTCCTTATTCTTCACTCAAAGCTAACTTTTggcaaagtttagaaaattctATAAACTCTTTTGGTGGTGCGTGGATTGGTATAGGTGACTTCAACTATATCCTTTCCCAAAATGAGAAACTTGGTGGCCGACCTTTTGCTTTGTCCTCTGATGGAGGTTTCAATGGTTTCATCAATAATAATGGCCTCATTGATCTTGGTTTCCAAGGAAATAAGTACACCTAG
- the LOC142611382 gene encoding uncharacterized protein LOC142611382 isoform X2 → MAKKKKIKNSEKAGLVDNVSKYSQKPRSSIPRRRFDFSFFYSFPISNSGSSLGSSCGEVGLSNVTTNSLHDRNAEGRKLPEHSLVWCSKSQNKGPQIASNFSETTVVEVETIVQNENFGSCSDRNVGEQSSDTARSLEFTPKKSQVTESNSFCITPGNVVWAKTAYKTWWPAEIMDERSTSADSKNQDTGGHVLVEFYGSHDNAWLDPARDLSLLEDCFEERSCNPMEDFQDALKQALQRKEYLSSCRQLFKSLDGLNHSDQQDQSSDKWTPSISSRAEHDFLVKGRGKRERKRKLQFDEVTFPLTSTKKVRRFRIMRYLGLSAPIGSPF, encoded by the exons AtggcgaagaagaagaagataaagaacTCAGAGAAAGCAGGGCTAGTTGATAACGTATCGAAGTATTCTCAAAAGCCCAGAAGCTCAATACCCAGACGCcgttttgatttttctttcttctattcCTTTCCTATCTCCAATTCAg GTTCCTCTCTGGGGTCATCCTGTGGTGAAGTTGGATTGTCCAATGTCACCACAAATAGTTTGCATGATAGGAATGCTGAGGGAAGGAAATTGCCTGAGCATTCTCTGGTTTGGTGCAGCAAGTCCCAGAATAAGGGACCACAAATTGCCTCCAATTTCTCTGAAACTACAGTTGTAGAAGTTGAAACAATAgtccaaaatgaaaattttggctCCTGCAGTGATAG aaatgtTGGTGAACAATCAAGTGATACTGCGAGGTCACTGGAATTTACCCCCAAAAAATCACAAGTTACAGAAAGCAACAGTTTTTGCATTACACCAGGGAACGTTGTGTGGGCTAAAACTGCTTACAAGACATGGTGGCCTGCTGAG ATCATGGATGAAAGATCCACTTCAGCTGACTCAAAGAACCAGGATACTGGCGGACATGTTTTAGTAGAGTTTTACGGTAGTCATGACAA TGCTTGGCTTGATCCTGCCAGAGATCTTTCCCTGCTTGAGGAT TGCTTCGAGGAAAGGAGCTGTAACCCTATGGAAGATTTTCAAGATGCTTTAAAACAA GCCTTACAAAGGAAAGAATATCTAAGTTCATGCAGACAGTTGTTTAAGAGCCTTGATGGGCTGAATCACTCTGATCAGCAAGATCAGTCATCTG ATAAATGGACTCCATCAATTTCAAGCAGAGCAGAGCATGATTTCCTTGTAAAAGGGAGAGGCAAAAGGGAGCGAAAGCGTAAACTACAATTCGAT GAGGTGACATTTCCACTGACATCAACTAAGAAGGTTCGACGGTTTAGGATAATGCGGTACCTTGGCCTTAGTGCTCCAATTGGTTCTCCATTTTGA
- the LOC142611382 gene encoding uncharacterized protein LOC142611382 isoform X1, which yields MAKKKKIKNSEKAGLVDNVSKYSQKPRSSIPRRRFDFSFFYSFPISNSGSSLGSSCGEVGLSNVTTNSLHDRNAEGRKLPEHSLVWCSKSQNKGPQIASNFSETTVVEVETIVQNENFGSCSDRNVGEQSSDTARSLEFTPKKSQVTESNSFCITPGNVVWAKTAYKTWWPAEIMDERSTSADSKNQDTGGHVLVEFYGSHDNAWLDPARDLSLLEDVSKCFEERSCNPMEDFQDALKQALQRKEYLSSCRQLFKSLDGLNHSDQQDQSSDKWTPSISSRAEHDFLVKGRGKRERKRKLQFDEVTFPLTSTKKVRRFRIMRYLGLSAPIGSPF from the exons AtggcgaagaagaagaagataaagaacTCAGAGAAAGCAGGGCTAGTTGATAACGTATCGAAGTATTCTCAAAAGCCCAGAAGCTCAATACCCAGACGCcgttttgatttttctttcttctattcCTTTCCTATCTCCAATTCAg GTTCCTCTCTGGGGTCATCCTGTGGTGAAGTTGGATTGTCCAATGTCACCACAAATAGTTTGCATGATAGGAATGCTGAGGGAAGGAAATTGCCTGAGCATTCTCTGGTTTGGTGCAGCAAGTCCCAGAATAAGGGACCACAAATTGCCTCCAATTTCTCTGAAACTACAGTTGTAGAAGTTGAAACAATAgtccaaaatgaaaattttggctCCTGCAGTGATAG aaatgtTGGTGAACAATCAAGTGATACTGCGAGGTCACTGGAATTTACCCCCAAAAAATCACAAGTTACAGAAAGCAACAGTTTTTGCATTACACCAGGGAACGTTGTGTGGGCTAAAACTGCTTACAAGACATGGTGGCCTGCTGAG ATCATGGATGAAAGATCCACTTCAGCTGACTCAAAGAACCAGGATACTGGCGGACATGTTTTAGTAGAGTTTTACGGTAGTCATGACAA TGCTTGGCTTGATCCTGCCAGAGATCTTTCCCTGCTTGAGGATGTGAGTAAG TGCTTCGAGGAAAGGAGCTGTAACCCTATGGAAGATTTTCAAGATGCTTTAAAACAA GCCTTACAAAGGAAAGAATATCTAAGTTCATGCAGACAGTTGTTTAAGAGCCTTGATGGGCTGAATCACTCTGATCAGCAAGATCAGTCATCTG ATAAATGGACTCCATCAATTTCAAGCAGAGCAGAGCATGATTTCCTTGTAAAAGGGAGAGGCAAAAGGGAGCGAAAGCGTAAACTACAATTCGAT GAGGTGACATTTCCACTGACATCAACTAAGAAGGTTCGACGGTTTAGGATAATGCGGTACCTTGGCCTTAGTGCTCCAATTGGTTCTCCATTTTGA